Proteins encoded in a region of the Devosia sp. RR2S18 genome:
- a CDS encoding sugar phosphate isomerase/epimerase family protein — MSADTVISLNLATTRAQWGFAEAVDGCLRAGITAISPWRDQIEAIGLDEAARIVRDNKLQVTGVCRGGMFPAETAEGRQLQIDDNLRAIDQAAALNADCLVLVVGGLPGSSKDIVGARQMVSDGIAAMLPHANASGVKIAIEPLHPMYAADRACVNTIDQALDICEGLGETVGVAIDVYHVWWDPYLARAIERAGRMKRIFAHHICDWLVPTKDMLLDRGMMGDGVIDLKAIRRMIEEAGFHGPQEVEIFSQDNWWKRPGDEVLAVIKDRVATVC, encoded by the coding sequence GGCGGTCGATGGGTGCTTGCGCGCTGGCATCACTGCTATCTCCCCCTGGCGGGATCAGATCGAGGCCATTGGGCTCGATGAAGCCGCTCGCATCGTTCGTGACAACAAGTTGCAGGTGACCGGCGTTTGCCGGGGCGGCATGTTTCCAGCCGAAACCGCCGAGGGCCGGCAGCTCCAGATCGACGACAATCTGCGCGCCATCGACCAGGCGGCCGCACTCAATGCCGATTGTCTGGTGCTGGTCGTGGGTGGCCTGCCTGGGTCGTCAAAGGATATCGTAGGCGCCCGGCAGATGGTCAGCGACGGGATTGCCGCCATGCTGCCGCACGCCAATGCGTCGGGCGTCAAGATCGCCATCGAACCGCTCCACCCCATGTATGCAGCCGACCGAGCCTGCGTGAACACCATCGATCAGGCGCTCGACATCTGCGAGGGGTTGGGGGAAACGGTCGGCGTCGCCATCGACGTCTATCATGTGTGGTGGGACCCTTATCTGGCGCGCGCCATCGAGCGGGCCGGCCGCATGAAGCGCATCTTTGCGCACCATATTTGTGATTGGCTCGTCCCCACCAAGGATATGCTCCTCGACCGCGGGATGATGGGCGATGGGGTCATTGACCTCAAAGCCATTCGCCGGATGATCGAAGAGGCCGGCTTTCATGGCCCCCAAGAGGTCGAGATCTTCAGCCAGGACAATTGGTGGAAGCGCCCTGGGGACGAAGTGCTCGCCGTTATCAAGGACCGCGTCGCCACTGTCTGCTGA
- a CDS encoding class I SAM-dependent RNA methyltransferase, whose protein sequence is MTITTTITSLGHKGEGVAELDGRKVFVPLALPGELVRLDADGERGTLIEVIEPAASRIEPFCPHFHACGGCQLQHMDRPSYEAFKIGLVETPLRFAGINAKVERFIDASGDGRRRATLHARKEGAGYMRLKSHQVHPIDACPILVPALVKRAPEITRAVLNAIGEADVSFTATLSGLDVAVRTEKKHARADRLMPLVARFGLARLALNGELVLQSQPPLIAMGRAQVEPPIGSFLQATEAAEAVLADYVVEAVGKAKNVADLFCGMGPLTLRLAEKRPVFAADSDKAGILALDKARRHAKGLREITAKARDLFRDPLTQFELPFDAVVLDPPRAGAEAQVREIVRSKVGLVVMVACDPRTFARDAARLVQAGFKLDRLIAVDQFAQSAHVEIAATFSR, encoded by the coding sequence ATGACAATCACCACCACCATCACCAGCCTTGGCCACAAGGGGGAGGGCGTCGCCGAACTCGATGGTCGCAAGGTCTTCGTGCCGCTGGCGCTGCCCGGAGAATTGGTGCGGCTCGATGCCGATGGCGAGCGGGGCACGCTGATCGAAGTGATTGAGCCCGCTGCCAGCCGGATCGAACCGTTCTGTCCGCATTTTCATGCCTGTGGCGGCTGCCAGTTGCAGCATATGGATCGGCCGAGCTACGAGGCGTTCAAAATTGGCCTTGTAGAAACGCCGCTGCGCTTTGCCGGCATCAACGCCAAGGTCGAGCGGTTCATTGATGCTTCTGGTGACGGCCGCCGGCGCGCAACGCTGCATGCCCGCAAGGAAGGCGCCGGCTATATGCGCCTCAAAAGCCATCAGGTGCATCCGATTGATGCCTGCCCCATCCTCGTGCCGGCACTGGTGAAGCGGGCTCCAGAGATCACCCGCGCAGTGCTGAACGCCATTGGCGAGGCCGATGTAAGTTTTACCGCGACGCTGAGCGGGCTCGACGTGGCGGTGCGCACCGAGAAAAAGCACGCCCGGGCTGACCGATTGATGCCGCTGGTAGCGCGCTTTGGCCTCGCCCGGCTGGCGCTCAATGGCGAATTGGTCCTCCAGTCGCAACCACCCCTGATCGCCATGGGTAGAGCGCAGGTCGAGCCGCCGATCGGGAGTTTCCTCCAGGCCACCGAGGCGGCCGAAGCCGTGCTCGCCGACTATGTGGTGGAGGCGGTCGGCAAGGCTAAAAACGTTGCCGATCTCTTCTGCGGCATGGGGCCGTTAACTCTCCGATTGGCAGAAAAACGTCCGGTCTTTGCCGCCGATAGTGATAAGGCCGGCATACTGGCGCTCGACAAAGCCCGGCGGCACGCCAAGGGTCTGCGGGAGATCACCGCCAAGGCCCGCGACCTCTTTCGCGATCCACTCACCCAGTTCGAGCTGCCTTTCGATGCGGTGGTGCTGGATCCGCCCCGTGCGGGTGCAGAAGCCCAAGTCCGGGAGATCGTCCGTTCCAAGGTTGGGCTCGTGGTGATGGTCGCCTGCGATCCGCGTACCTTCGCCCGCGATGCTGCACGACTCGTTCAGGCGGGGTTCAAGCTGGACCGGCTAATCGCAGTGGATCAGTTCGCCCAGTCCGCTCATGTCGAGATCGCAGCCACCTTTTCACGGTGA